A window from Seriola aureovittata isolate HTS-2021-v1 ecotype China chromosome 14, ASM2101889v1, whole genome shotgun sequence encodes these proteins:
- the LOC130180888 gene encoding cholesterol 25-hydroxylase-like protein — MLKSTLWALIQLCSFCCEHFILHKEGTHPCFFHSTGMTPSESTERLFLQILWDWLREWTSLLRSPCFPVLFSLSVYVGCCFPYICLDLLCSRLALVRRFKIQPQSKVTWEAAWRCLCKISRNHVCFIFPLSVVHWYWKPVVSPPVAPAVLAVVKDVLACLLLFDTQYFFWHLLHHKVYWLYRFFHKEHHVYTATFSLTTEDTSVWEMMSLSFFTTLNPVLLDCHPLTEMLFFIANIYLSVEAHSGYEFPWSPHRLVPFGLYGGARHHDLHHLKFKVNYAPYFTHWDRLFGTLHTQKKSRNTETLKRM; from the coding sequence ATGTTGAAGTCAACTCTATGGGCGTTAATTCAACTCTGCAGTTTTTGCTGTGAGCATTTCATCCTTCATAAAGAAGGAACACATCCGTGTTTTTTTCATAGTACAGGGATGACACcctcagagagcacagagagacTCTTTCTGCAGATTCTTTGGGACTGGTTAAGAGAATGGACAAGCCTCCTCAGATCACCATGTTTTCCAGTTTTGTTCTCTCTCAGCGTTTATGTGGGCTGCTGCTTTCCTTATATTTGTCTGGATCTGCTCTGCTCCAGACTGGCACTGGTACGTCGCTTCAAGATCCAGCCTCAAAGCAAAGTGACATGGGAAGCGGCTTGGAGGTGCTTGTGCAAGATTTCCCGCAACCacgtctgttttattttccccctctctgttgTGCACTGGTACTGGAAGCCTGTGGTTTCTCCCCCTGTGGCACCTGCAGTGCTAGCTGTTGTTAAAGATGTACTGGCTTGCTTACTCCTGTTTGACACGCAGtactttttttggcatctgCTGCATCACAAAGTGTACTGGCTCTACCGTTTCTTCCACAAGGAGCACCACGTCTACACGGCCACCTTCTCCCTGACGACGGAGGACACAAGTGTCTGGGAGATGATGAGCCTCAGTTTCTTCACAACACTGAACCCTGTGCTCCTCGACTGCCATCCGCTCACTGAGATGCTCTTCTTCATCGCTAACATTTATCTGTCTGTGGAGGCTCACTCGGGCTATGAATTTCCCTGGTCTCCACACAGACTGGTGCCCTTTGGCCTGTACGGAGGAGCTCGGCATCATGATCTCCACCACCTCAAATTCAAAGTGAACTATGCGCCGTACTTCACGCACTGGGACAGACTTTTTggcacactgcacacacagaagaagtcaagaaacacagagactttAAAGAGGATGTGA
- the itprip gene encoding inositol 1,4,5-trisphosphate receptor-interacting protein: protein MQGAIARVCVVVAAAILNRPLLFPQENTTLPDQDEELMARMREHEERLEMEQAKLERELSQLDPKPEETTSEEGYSWYFWSAVSFIIFFTIEMCRVDLADTEMRPADDEDIFSESGSITPKTMVLDKNILSNFCDKCTYTSAHENWRVREFVEGFADDLLESLRSMCDREADMEVGDFVGIGSMFESWKVCKPLMCDLVVPFSPPDPYSFQFHLWCSPNSDMPPDMQGCGKIKVTRFGESEDGCVCGSANLGEDVLCLLHSRNEAIKVDRSPDELLCSKNTPFLAKDQVMKWFQISVTKAWGRISHKYDFEVTFRNLDAAGALKIRFRSGKVIVLNIIPVVQLEDTDAYFVSHFPSDCDSSPGPHWPLSFAVYERNLLKHFTKRLPQNSCHLHCLQVVTFLHRKQTGLTGKSALTNYHIKTALMHLLLSKRSSVWGIGSMEHRLRDVLSFLQRSLQEKRLHHVLIGNSKVPEEVHVPKLIRKAEPINLFRSLVLQTELYAATVRHFQEMLRNAPVLIQEYTPHLSNGGLHHSLDERL from the coding sequence ATGCAGGGGGCCattgcacgtgtgtgtgtggtggtggctGCTGCCATACTAAACCGTCCCTTGCTCTTTCCTCAAGAGAACACCACGCTCCCGGACCAGGACGAGGAGCTGATGGCTCGCATGCGGGAGCACGAGGAGAGGCTGGAAATGGAGCAGGCCAAGCTGGAGAGAGAGCTTTCACAGCTTGACCCAAAGCCAGAAGAAACCACCTCAGAGGAAGGTTATAGTTGGTACTTTTGGAGCGCTGTGTCTTTCATCATATTCTTCACTATCGAGATGTGCAGGGTGGATCTTGCTGACACAGAAATGCGACCGGCTGATGATGAAGACATATTTTCAGAGAGTGGATCCATCACCCCCAAGACAATGGTACTAGATAAAAATATCCTGAGTAACTTCTGTGACAAATGTACCTACACTTCAGCCCATGAAAACTGGAGGGTGAGGGAGTTTGTTGAGGGTTTTGCAGATGATTTACTGGAATCGCTCAGGAGTATGTGTGACAGGGAGGCAGACATGGAAGTTGGGGACTTTGTCGGAATTGGAAGCATGTTCGAGTCTTGGAAGGTGTGCAAGCCTCTAATGTGCGACCTTGTAGTGCCTTTCTCGCCTCCAGATCCATACTCCTTCCAGTTTCATCTGTGGTGCAGCCCTAACAGTGACATGCCTCCAGACATGCAGGGCTGTGGCAAGATAAAGGTGACCAGGTTTGGGGAGAGCGAGGACGGCTGTGTCTGTGGCTCTGCTAATCTGGGAGAGGACGTGCTTTGTCTGTTGCATAGCAGGAATGAAGCCATCAAAGTGGACCGCAGTCCTGATGAACTGCTTTGCTCCAAGAACACACCTTTCTTGGCCAAAGATCAAGTCATGAAGTGGTTTCAGATCTCTGTAACCAAAGCGTGGGGACGCATCTCTCACAAATACGACTTTGAGGTCACTTTCCGTAACTTGGATGCCGCCGGTGCTCTGAAGATCCGATTCCGTTCAGGGAAAGTCATCGTACTGAACATAATACCTGTGGTTCAGCTGGAGGATACAGATGCTTATTTTGTCTCGCACTTCCCGTCAGATTGTGACAGCTCTCCAGGCCCACACTGGCCCCTCTCCTTTGCTGTCTATGAGAGGAATTTGCTGAAACATTTCACTAAACGTCTGCCACAAAATTCCTGTCATTTACACTGTCTTCAGGTTGTTACTTTCTTACACAGAAAGCAGACGGGGCTCACAGGAAAGAGCGCCCTTACTAACTACCACATAAAGACTGCTCTAATGCACTTGTTGCTGAGTAAAAGATCCTCTGTGTGGGGCATTGGGAGTATGGAGCACAGGCTTCGGGATGTGCTCAGCTTCCTGCAGAGGAGCCTACAGGAGAAGAGACTTCATCATGTTCTGATTGGGAACAGCAAAGTGCCAGAAGAAGTCCACGTTCCTAAGTTAATCCGCAAAGCAGAGCCCATCAATCTGTTCAGGTCTCTGGTGCTGCAGACAGAGCTTTACGCTGCAACAGTCAGGCATTTTCAGGAGATGCTGAGAAATGCACCTGTGCTCATACAAGAGTACACACCTCACTTATCAAATGGAGGTTTACACCACAGCCTAGATGAAAGGTTGTGA